In Heliangelus exortis chromosome 3, bHelExo1.hap1, whole genome shotgun sequence, the genomic stretch TTGTCTGTATTGAACTTCAAGGTACTATGATTCAACAGATCAAAGCAAATTACTTGCAAATGCTAAAACTCCTGTTTCATCTATTCTCTAACATTACAGTACCGAAGTAGTATGTCTTCCTGAATTTAGTCCCTCTGGGATGATGTTTTGGCAGTCAGAGAAATggacaagtaaaaaaaaatttggtttgtttcctttaaattgTGGTTTGGCATTGAAAATGAATGGAACATAGAAGTTCAAATAAGGTTTCCATGTATCTGTAAATGTGGGGATATTTGGTgtaggagaaaatatttttatatggtTCTAGCTCTTAAAACTATGTGGTATGTTTTAGATGGCTTGGGAAAGAGAAATGTGTAAGATGGGAGAAAATACCACCTTCCCCTGCTAGTCCAGCTGGTTTCTCATGGGGCATTTAATTACAGAATTGTTACATTTTACATTGTCTTTTGAATCAGTCTGTATGACACAACTTTGTTGAAATCTAGAATGCTGaattaaaattcaattttgGTGAAGAAGATTTCAAGTTTCCACCAAAAGATGGCTATATTGGTCTTTGCAAGGCTCCAGATGGTAATGTTGTGAAATCACAACACTCAGGTAGGTCAGCTTTTTTAACTTACTTCAGTTCTTTTTTGAAGCTGTGTTACAAAACATCTTTTGATCACTTTAATGGTTTCAGTACTGTTGTATTAAAAGTCATACAGAGGTATTACTGGTAGCAATATTAGTgcttttttaaagtattctAAACTTCCTTCATCCTAAACCACAAATAATcttaatattttgaatttagaaatgcataaaataaaagGAGTAGTTCAGCTGAGGTACTGAGCAGTGTCATCTTAAAAATAAGTGTGTTTGTTTTAAGCTCTACAGTAAAATTGATGCTTTTTCGTGGCCAGTATACCCACTATCATGGCACCATTCACTTGCAATCTCTGATTGTTAATTTGAAGCTATTTGTAATTGCATGAGCAATATACCACTCTGTAAAGGAGCATTTGTTATCATGAGGTTTTAGATTATTAGTGGAATATCCAAGTTtgtttcaagtaaaaaaaatctaaaatcagAACGTTGTTTATcttaatggctttttttttttcacttaggaAATGCACAGGTTGTTCAAACACAGAACCTTCCAAATGCTCCAAAAGCACTGATTGTAGAACCATCAagagagctggcagagcagacTTTGAACAATGTGAAGCAGTTCAAAAAATATGTTGATAATCCTAAATTAAGGTAACAGTGCATCTGTTATAATTGTTTTAATGGTATTGTCCACAAAGATGGCTTTGCCAGGGGATGGGTAGTGTTCCACTTTGTAGCTAATAAGACAGTGTATGCAGTGTAGCTGTAATAGCCTCAGCAATATCTGCTGCCAGCCATTTCAGCTACCAGTTAGGAATTTTTTGATGTGTTTTATCTCTGAACTATACCTTCTTTCTTTGGAAGAAAGCTAATTTCACTCCATTCTTCAGAAAGGGTAAGAAGGAAGACCCAGGCAGgtacagaccagtcagcctcagctccatcctggaaaggtgatggagcagctcattctGGAGGCCATCTCTAACCACTTAGATGTAAGAAAGGTTATAAGGAGTAGCTAGCATGGATTTATTAAGGAAAAGTCATGCTTAACCCATCTGATAGCCTTTTATGATGTTATAACCAGATGGTGAGATGAGGGCAGAGCAGTTGATGTCATCTGTCTTGACCTCAGCAAGGCTTTCAACACTGTCCCTCACAATACCCTCACAAGCCATGTGGATTGGACAGTTGGGTAGTAATGTGGATCAGGAAGTGGTTTAGGGACAGAGCTCAGAGAACCATAGTCAGTGGGGCTGAGTCAGGCTGGAGATGAGTGACCAGCAATGTCCCTCTcattcaatatattcatcaatgACAAGTTTTTATGACAAAATGCTTCTTGAATTAAAATACAGTACACTACACATGAAGgatgaattttaaaactatttttctccTATCATTTCTTAAAATTACTGTCCAGAGAGAGCTGTTTATTGTCAGATACTAATAGAAGAATAAATCTTCAGCCAGATGATTAATATATCTGCTGAATAtaataaatgcaataaatataataaataatataaataaatataaaataaatataaaaataaaataaatgtaaataataaatgtaaaaaatgtaaataataaatgtaaataataaatgtaataaatgttaaaataaattttatgtaattttagGGAACTGTTGATTATTGGTGGGGTTGCTGCAAGAGATCAACTTTCTATACTGGAACAAGGAGTAAGTTGTATTTTTGTTCATGTTATTTAATAGTTTGGGTTCAGAATAATTCATCATCTTGCTAGAGAATTGTGCTTCTTCTAAGTCCTGTAAACCTGATACAAAGAAATATTACAGTTGACAGGAAGTGCATGTGGCACTGGTCTAgatttgttgttttatttccttggcAGTTGTCAGTACAAATGCTTATAGCACTTAAACTGGAAGATTGCTAGACTTCCAGGTGAATGCTAAATACATGACTGTGAAGTCTTCTATCTGGCAAGATATTAAAGTTATTTCTGTAGTTAGTAGACTTGATATAGTTCCATAGTTCCATAGTGAGAAATGTTGAATTTATTGTATCCCTGTATAAAAACAATACAGGGACAGTCTATCTGTTCACTTCAGATAACAAAATTACACATATTGGGCATGGAGGAGGGCAGAAGGGGCACAGCACTTACCAAAATAAGGGAAGGCTTTATGGATAAGGCAAATTTTCCTAATGAAAAGGCCACAGAACAGAAATGCAGGTTGGCCAAAGAGGCTGTGGGATCCCTCTTCTTGAAGATACTGGAAATTTTTGTTGGGCACGGACCTAAAGACATTTGGAAATTGTGCTTGATTTGCATAGGATGGTAGGAGTGGAAACCAGGTGACCTCCAACAGAAATTGCTGTAGGATTCTGTGAAGTTGTAATTGTCATACTGATTGTTGTAATGTCATACTGATAATcataaatttaaacaaaactgaTAATACCTCTAGTTAGTTTTGAGAGTGGTTCCTACTCTTACGTATTTCCTAGGTGGATATTGTCGTTGGAACTCCTGGAAGACTGGATGACCTGGTCTCAACGGGAAAGCTTAATTTATCTCAAGTTAGATTCCTGGTTCTGGATGAAGCTGTACGTAAAGAACTAAGTGATACCTAAGTTCTGTTCTTAAATGGACTGTGACATCTCCTAAAAGAGTCAGTGAAACATAATTGTTTCATTAGAGCTTTTAGTGCTTCAATGGAATGACAATTGGCTACCTATAGGCTATTCCAGGTTAATCTTGTTTTTTGTAACTGCATTAACCTAtgtatttttttgccttcataGCCTCTGTGATAaatctgtttgattttttgtcTTACAGAGAAATATCTGTCAGGCTGTGTTCACAAGGTAGTGAAGTCCATTTCATTGTACAGGGAACTTGAAAGGTCAAAGACAAGATAAGCATTTCTTATTACCCAGCAGGTCTTTAAGCCAATGAATATTGCAGGCAATTATGTCCCTCTCCCTGATCAGTAAATTGAATATTCACAAAGACAGAATGCCTTGGAGTATTAGCTAAGAGAAACTGCTCAGATAAATGTTCAATTCCTTGAGAAGCTGTACATGTTTTTACTACCCTCcaaatttttacctttttttttttttttttttcctctttaataaTAATATCCCAGCCAGGCACTGACTACCTAAGTAAGACAGAACTTCTGAGACTACATGTGTATTGCTTATTTAATTCAAGTGTATAGACAGAAATAAGCAGCTTGatcttttatttaattctgtttagGATGGCCTTCTTCTCCAAGGTTATTCAGATTTCATAAACAGGATCCACAGCCAAATTCCTCAGATAACTTCAGATGGAAAGAGACTTCAGGTATAGAatttgagttttggtttggtttggtttggttttgttttgttttgctgggggggggattcgtgatggtttggggttttgtgtgtgtttgggtgttggtttttttttctttttgtggtgtGCACTGCTTTGGGCTGTTGTTTATTACACAGCATGAAGCATACTTCTTTAAAGTGCTTTGTTATTCCAGTGGTCCAAAACTAACACTTTTTCATGGGGTTCAGTAATTGCCTGTCAATACGTATTCTTAGGATCCTAGATCTTGAAGCCCAGTGTTTAGCTGTATGTAAGTTATTTATATCTAAACATATCTGAAAAATGAGTGGTTACATACATTATTTCTAGTGCTCTAATCAATCTTGATTCATCATCTTGCAgtaattctgctttcttctttttaaacgatgggttgttttttttttaagagagtaGTTAAGTAacttattttctgtcttgacTCTGATCAGCTGGGTGGCTCCTCTGGTAAGGAAAGCAAGTCAGTGACAATTTCTGTTGTGATGCTTTATGTTGTTCAACTACATAACATTCTGCCAGTTCTACCTTGCCCATTTTTGCTGGGAGTATTTGATCTTCAGTGGTATCCACACGGCTCTTTTCTTCTCAGGTGATAGTGTGCTCTGCAACACTACATTCTTTTGATGtgaaaaaattatctgaaaagaTCATGCATTTTCCCACCTGGGTTGATTTGAAAGGAGAAGATTCTGTCCCTGAAACTGTACACCATGTAGTTGTGCCTGTAAATCCTAAAGCTGACAAACTCTGGGAAAGGCTCGGCAAGAATCATATTAAAGTAAGCAGTCTGTGAGTGAAAGATGGTATTATTTTCCCATGTTTACTTGTTTAATGTTCAGAACTAAGGCATTCTGTTTTAGGATCTTTGGCTGTTGATACAGCTTAGTGTATCTGAGATGGTTTGTTCCATGGTAGCATCACGATATTGGTGATGTTCTAGCACTGTTTCTGAACAGCTTATTCTTACAAACATGCTTGAGGAAGAACTTAATAGATTAACATTCTGATTTCTGCTCTAGGATAGTGGTATTGCACTGCTTTTTCACTCATTTCACAGCTAATGGTCTGTGGCCTAACTGTCTTTTCTGATTGAGCAGTGGGAGGTAAACCTTCCAACACAGATCATTCTATAAAGTAGCTTTGTCTCTAACATATATGAGATGAGCAATTTTTAGAGGAATGGATTTCATCTCAGACTACATTTGAGACTATAATTTAAATTCTACATAGTACATTGTTTTCAGGCTTGCAGTGTTGTGGATTTTTAGATTCATGACTGTGTTCAAAAATGGTTTCTATATATTGTCTACATGAATAATGTCATTGTccttttttatgaaaaatttttctgtggttactctcaagatttttctttagCTAAGGGTAAATTAGCTTGTTTGGCAGGAGAATGGAATGCTAAGAATACTTTATtcaattcctttttccttttaaattaatgGAGTTATGTATCAACCAATAACttggggttatttttgtttgtttatttcctAGACTGATGAAGTACATGCAAAAGACAACACACGACCTGGCGCTAACACTCCAGGTAATCAGCAACACTAGTGAAGTAATACTTTGTGAAATAATTCTTTGTAAGTGTTAAGAAGTAAAGCTGAATTATAGTAGATACTGGCTTTTATTCctacaaatttttatttcctcatttttataGTTGTGAAGAGAAATCTGTTTCTATAATtaggggggagagaaaaataatatgtaTTATGGAGGTTTGTAGACAAGGGTGTGTTGGTGTGTATAAGTAACCTAAAACTCCTGAGTACTTTTATTCTTCCTGTATTATATGACCTTGGAGTAGGGTAACACTGGGAGAGAAGAAACTGAAGGTCTATCTCACTTGTTCTGCTAATAAAAGTTTAATTGTCTACTGCAAGGCTAGAGAAAACTTTCAAAAGTAAGTTGTTCAAAGGCTGctcatatttttaaacaatttgagtgaaataactttttatttttacttagaAATGTGGTCTGAAGCTATTAAAATTCTCAAGGGAGAATACACCGTTCGTGCAATCAAAGAACATAAGATGGATCAAGCCATTATTTTCTGCAGGACTAAAATAGATTGTGATAACATGGAACAGTACTTCATCCAACAGGGTGGAGGTAATATTTTTCACTAAAACCTTATTCTCCTCACTTTCCTGTTCATTTCAAGCAAGATTGTATGACAGAGGTTGCTGATACTTGGACACAGCCCAAATAAAATTGTGCTGAAGTTTTTTTATGTACTGATCGAACATAAAAGTCGGGTTTTGGCACCACTGAGCTTCAGGGGTGCCCTTTGTGGAAGTTAGCAGTAAACTGCTCTACCTGTTCCAGACAGCTCTGAAATGGCTGGAAACAGCTCATTGGGCACCAAAGTTTGAACCAATGAACAGAGAGTATGGTGCCTCTGCTGAgtaaaaatatataagaaaaagtGGTGGTAGTTGCTGGGGGCAAGACACACAGGAAGAAACGTGTACCACATTGCACACATGAGGAGACAAGGAATAAGAAATGTgagagaaaacactgaaaggGGACCTGTGAAGAGAAAGGTGAAGACACATCTGGAGGAACAAGGGAAGTTTAGACTTAGGAATGAGAAGGCATGCCTGCACAAACCTTCTTTGtatggagggaggaaggaaaggtgTTTGTTTAATTGTGtgccttatttttcttcaatggCTGAATCAGTAATTAGAAGTTTATGTTAACTGGCAATAAATTAAGATAAATTCTCCATGAGTTGAGGCTTTTGCACacaaaatgagctttttttccagttctgtatGATGCTGTGTTGTAATTTAAATATGATGTTATTAAAGCATAACCACTCTTTCAGGCCCTGATAGGAAAGGACATCAGTTCTCATGTGTCTGTCTGCATGGTGACAGAAAGCCtcaagaaagaaagcaaaacctggAAAGATTTAAGGTGATGCAGAAGATTACTGAAgacttttttctcatttcctgatAATCTGAAACTGAATGATAATTGTGTTGCTAGTTCTccaattaaattaaattgcatTCAAGTGCTCTGTGATCCACTTCCTGAAATTCTGTGATGCACTATTTCTGTAGGTGGAAATCTGTGCTGTCAGTCAATATGATTTTTGTGATAGATGGGCTTACTTTTAAATAAAGCCTAAATTTTTGGTCTCTAACAGAtgatattttggggtttttttttttagtctttgaTTCTTGAGTATTAAAAAGGTTATTTAAGTGTTAgactgtttggttttgattaGCCATTTGTTGATTTAAATTTGCCTCATGCTGTTGGGGAAAAATAAGGATGTAAATTGGAAAAGCtatttgtgtttaaaaagcaCGGTTGCAGTCTTGAAGACCTTTATTTGAAGTGTTCCTAAATGTACAGAGACACTTCAAGATGAAGTAAATGAAAAGGAAGACTGTTTCAGTGCCtgggattttgtttggtttctctAACACAACATTTCTGTACAACTGTCTTTTCCTAGAGAGGAGATGTCCGTTTCTTGATCTGCACAGATGTTGCTGCTAGAGGAATTGATATTCATGGTGTTCCATATGGTAAGATAAAACTGTCAAACTCAGCTGTTAAATTGCCTACAGCTTCCATACATTTGCACTTATGTCAAATAGTTAAAACAGGTACATGACTTCCAGCTTTTTTCTAAGAAGTTGTAAATATTAAAGGCTTGAACTAGGCaacttttaatttgattttcacCATACCTTTTCAAATACCTGATGATGTTCTGCATTGCTAGTGATTCTTCATTTTTCAACCTTTGTTAAAAAGTAGTCATGGAGATAGCAGTTTTATAGTGTAAGCCTTAAGTATAGGTATTGTAGGCAAGTACACCCATCATTGCTGTAATAAAACGTGAAGTAAGTATATGggcaaaggagaggagggatTGCAATATCAAAATCATTTATTTCAGGTGTCTGACTTGTGACCTTAGctcatattttattaaaataatctgttttctgttgATTGTGCATATCTTCACAGTTATCAATGTCACACTTCCTGATGAAAAACAGAACTATGTTCACCGTATTGGGAGAGTTGGCAGAGCTGAGAGGTGTGTATGTGTCCAGAGTAGTCTTCATGtcttcttgaattttttttgtgtgtttttttgtttgtttgttgttccATAAATTGTCAATGGTtattgaaatacttttttctcttttggttcTCCCCTAATGCTTCAGAATGGGTTTGGCAATCTCCCTTGtggcaaaagagaaagaaaaggtaacTACTTGAAAACAAAGTTCTATTCACACCTGACATCTGACTTTAGTATCCCGTATTGGAACACTGCTTGTTCATTCTTGCTAAATTGAAAGGGCATTTAAACAACTGAATTCCTTTTCATTTATAATTAatcaaaattaatatattaaactATTTCACAAAGTTTAAGTTGCTTTCCTTTATTCTAGGTTTGGTATCATGTATGCAGTAGTCGTGGAAAAGGCTGTTACAATACTAGACTGAAAGAAGAAGGAGGTTGTACCATATGGTACAATGAGATGCAGGTAAATTCTGCTTAAGCAGAATGTTCTAATTCTTCTAAACAACTGTGGGATGTAGTTCTTGCTTTAGCTGTGCAGTTGAACTACAAAGATAGTTTTggggtgtgtatgtgtgtatatagcCTTTGGCatttgaagaagacagaaaactaaGCTATACTTTCTACAAGTTACTTCTCTGATTATAAAGCTTATTTTAATATTCCCAGCCAGTTCTGTTGGAGTCTTATTTTTAGGTTCTCTATATAGTCTTCCTTATCAAATGCTCTTGAGAGTTACAGCATGTTAGTTACACATTTTTGTTTAGGTGGTTTGCTGCAAAACTAAGTAACTTAAAACTGTTGTTCCTCTAACCTGGAAATAATGTGTCATTTAAGtacattttcatttgaattttctAACCAGGTATGAATGGTTGTCAAATTCACAGTGCTTCCCTTCTTCCTAGGGTGTATAATACATGGTCTGTGGTAAAATAAGCTTGGACTATGAGCTCTTTACTATAACATAGCTGCACTTGCATAAGTAGGGTAGTATAAAAGTAAGGATTTCTAGGTAGGTGAAAAACAGACTGAGATTGGAAATGAACTGTGTGTTTGAGCAAGTAATGTGGTAGTCCTTGGTATCTGAAACAAAATTGTGTTCTGTGTGCATACAGTTCCTGTTGAAACCACTTGAGTGTGACTGTTCAGAATGCTGGTGTGCCTGAAGTTTAGACCATAAGAGTACTTCAaggcttttttgtcttttttgttttttagttgcTGGGAGAGATTGAAGAACACTTAAACTGCACAATTGCCCAAGTTGAACCAGACATAAAAGTACCAGTAGATGATTTTGATGGGAAAGTTACATATGGGCAGAAAAGAGCTCTGGGTGGTAAGGAGTGAAATACTCTTGAGTTCCATAGCAATGCTGTTTCTTGGTTGTCTGTGGTGTAACTGCAGAACTAGAGATTTAAAAAGCTGCTGagttttttcctgtcttctgcaTTTGTTACATGCAGTCTGTGGATTGCAAGTGACCAATGCCGTGCCtgtgtttttgttctgtttgttgttttaacAAGTTAACAAAGTTACTTGAACTTTCTGGAAGACACTGGTTGGGTATTATTAGTTTTGTTGAAGACTGGCTTTGAACACATCATTTAGATTTGGTCTCTTTTGGCAGGTGGACTGTATAAAGGCCATGTGGATATTCTG encodes the following:
- the DDX1 gene encoding ATP-dependent RNA helicase DDX1, which gives rise to MAAFSEMGVMPEIAQAVEEMDWLLPTDIQAESIPLILGGGDVLMAAETGSGKTGAFSIPVIQIVYETLKDQMEGKKGKATIKTGGAVLNKWQMNPYDRGSAFAIGSDGLCCQSREVKEWHGCRATRGVTKGKYYYEVYCHDQGLCRIGWSTMQASLDLGTDKFGFGFGGTGKKSHNKQFDSYGEEFTMHDTIGCYLDTDKGQIKFSKNGKDLGLAFEIPPHIRNQALFAACVLKNAELKFNFGEEDFKFPPKDGYIGLCKAPDGNVVKSQHSGNAQVVQTQNLPNAPKALIVEPSRELAEQTLNNVKQFKKYVDNPKLRELLIIGGVAARDQLSILEQGVDIVVGTPGRLDDLVSTGKLNLSQVRFLVLDEADGLLLQGYSDFINRIHSQIPQITSDGKRLQVIVCSATLHSFDVKKLSEKIMHFPTWVDLKGEDSVPETVHHVVVPVNPKADKLWERLGKNHIKTDEVHAKDNTRPGANTPEMWSEAIKILKGEYTVRAIKEHKMDQAIIFCRTKIDCDNMEQYFIQQGGGPDRKGHQFSCVCLHGDRKPQERKQNLERFKRGDVRFLICTDVAARGIDIHGVPYVINVTLPDEKQNYVHRIGRVGRAERMGLAISLVAKEKEKVWYHVCSSRGKGCYNTRLKEEGGCTIWYNEMQLLGEIEEHLNCTIAQVEPDIKVPVDDFDGKVTYGQKRALGGGLYKGHVDILAPTVQELAALEKEAQTSFLHLGYLPNQLFRTF